Genomic segment of Arthrobacter antioxidans:
TCGAGCGGCCCCCGAACAGGACGAGGACGCGGGGCTTGCCGGAGCGGGCCGGGGTCCCGGTGGGCGCGGTGGTCAGGGTGGTCACGGGGTGTGATCGCCTTCCGGCTTGAGGTTGCGGGCCAGCAGGCGCGGCCCGAGGTCGTTGACGGAGAGTCGCCCCTGGAGGACGGCGACCACACTCTCGGTGATGGGCATGTCCACACCGTGCTGGTCGGCGGAGTCCAGGACGGCCTGGGCGGACTTGATGCCCTCGGCGGTCTGGTTCATCCGTGCCGTCACCTCGTCGAGGGTCAGCCCCTGCCCCAGCAGCCGGCCGGCGGTGTGGTTCCGCGACAGCGCCGACGAGCACGTGGCGATGAGGTCCCCCATCCCGGCGAGTCCGGCCATCGTCTCGCGGCGTCCCCCGAGGGCGACGGCCAGGCGGGTGGTCTCGGCGAGCCCGCGCGTGATGACGGAGGCCTTGGTGTTGTCCCCCATGCGGCGGCCCTCGCAGATGCCGACGGCGAGGGCGATCACGTTCTTGACGATGCCGCCGATCTCCACGCCGATCACGTCCGTGGCGGTGTAGGGGCGGAAGTAGGACGCCGTGCAGGCCTCGGCGATCCAGGCGGCGGTGTCGTGGTCCACGCAGGCGACGACGGACGCCGTCGGCTCCTCCCGGGCGATCTCCATGGCCAGGTTCGGCCCCGACAGCACCGCGATCCGGTCCTCGGGCAGCGCGAGTTCCTCGGCGATCACCTCGCTCATGCGGGCGTCGGTGCCGACCTCGAGGCCCTTCATGAGGGAGACGACGACGGCGTGGGACGCGATGAGGGGACGCCACGCCGGGAGCTGGGCGCGCAGGGACTGGGCGGGCACGGCGAGGATCACGAGGTCGCTGCCGGCGAGGACCTCCCCGACGTCGGCCGACGCCGTGATGTTCGCCGGGAGCACGGTGTCCCCGAGGTAGCGCGAGTTGCGGTGGTCGGTGGTGATCTCGGCGGCCACCTCGGGCCGGCGGGACCAGAGCATGACCGGGGTCTCCGGGGACGCATCGGCAACCACCTTCGCGAAGGTGGTCCCCCAGCTGCCGGAGCCGAGGACGGCGATCTTCGCGGGGCGTGTTCCGCGCGGCTCGGCCGTCATGTCGCTCCTCCTGATACCGGTCCGTCGTCGTCGTCGTTCTCCTGGCGACCCTCGAAGTCGCGGCCGGTCAGCTTCTGGTGCTGCTGCGCCGGGTCCCAGCGCTCGGCGGGCGGCTGCTCGCCCCGCAGCTCCGCGAGGAGCTCGGTGACGGCGTCGAGGATGCGTTCCGTCGCCGCATCGAGGGTCGTGCGGGTCAGCGGGAGGTCCCGGAACTCGGAGAGGTCCACGGGGTCGCCCACGAGGACACGGGAGCGCTTCCGGGGGACCAGGTGGAACCGCTTCGCGTAGCGGGGAAAGACCTCCTGGGCCCCCCAGTGCGCAATCGGCACCACGGGCGCACCGGTCTGGAGGGCCAGACGGGCGGCCCCGGTCCGGCCCTTCATCGGCCACATGTCCGGGTCGCGCGTGAGCGTGCCCTCGGGATAGATGATGATCGCCCCATTATCCGAGAGCGCCTCGCGGGCGGCTTCCAGGGAGCGGTTCGCCCCCGCGGAGCTTCGCTCGACCGGCACCTGCTTGGTGGTGCGCAGGATGTATCCCACCACGGGCACCTTGAACAATGACGCCTTCGCCATGAAGTGGGGCATGACGCCCTGGTTGTAGAGGAAATGCGAGATGACCACGGGGTCGATCTCCGTGACGTGGTTGGGGCAGACGATCATGCCCGTACCGTGCGGCAGCTTCTCCTGCCCCCGCCATTCCTTGGCCATCAGAGCGTTCATGACCGGCCTCACCCACAGGCCGAGGAACGTGAACATGGCACGTGAGCCCCGTGACTCCCCCATCCTGCCGGGCCGCCTATGCGAGTGCCACGGCGACAGCCGGGGCGTCCTCCGTGACATCGAAGTCCGCGCCGAGGCCCTCGAGCTTGTCCTGGAAGCGCTCGTAGCCGCGGTTGATGAGCTCGATCCCGGTGACGCGGGACACGCCGTCGGCGGCGAGGGCCGCGATGAGGTGGCTGAACCCTCCGCGCAGGTCCGGGATGTCGATGTCGGTGCCACCCAGCTGCGTGGGCCCCGAGATCACGGCGGAGTGCAGGAAGTTCCGCTGCCCGAACCGGCAGGGGACGCTGCCGAGGCACTCACGGTGCACCTGGATGCTGGCGCCCATGCGCAGCAGTGCCTCGGTGAACCCGAAGCGGTTCTCG
This window contains:
- a CDS encoding NAD(P)H-dependent glycerol-3-phosphate dehydrogenase codes for the protein MTAEPRGTRPAKIAVLGSGSWGTTFAKVVADASPETPVMLWSRRPEVAAEITTDHRNSRYLGDTVLPANITASADVGEVLAGSDLVILAVPAQSLRAQLPAWRPLIASHAVVVSLMKGLEVGTDARMSEVIAEELALPEDRIAVLSGPNLAMEIAREEPTASVVACVDHDTAAWIAEACTASYFRPYTATDVIGVEIGGIVKNVIALAVGICEGRRMGDNTKASVITRGLAETTRLAVALGGRRETMAGLAGMGDLIATCSSALSRNHTAGRLLGQGLTLDEVTARMNQTAEGIKSAQAVLDSADQHGVDMPITESVVAVLQGRLSVNDLGPRLLARNLKPEGDHTP
- a CDS encoding lysophospholipid acyltransferase family protein; its protein translation is MGESRGSRAMFTFLGLWVRPVMNALMAKEWRGQEKLPHGTGMIVCPNHVTEIDPVVISHFLYNQGVMPHFMAKASLFKVPVVGYILRTTKQVPVERSSAGANRSLEAAREALSDNGAIIIYPEGTLTRDPDMWPMKGRTGAARLALQTGAPVVPIAHWGAQEVFPRYAKRFHLVPRKRSRVLVGDPVDLSEFRDLPLTRTTLDAATERILDAVTELLAELRGEQPPAERWDPAQQHQKLTGRDFEGRQENDDDDGPVSGGAT